GTGGTGCTCTTGCCCGCGCCGCTGGGGCCCAAGAAGCCGAAGATTTCCCCCGTGCTTACATCAAACGAGATGCCCCTGACGGCTGCCTCGGCCGCCTTGGGGTAGCAATAGCGCAGGGTACGAACCTCGATCATGGTCGGCCTCGGTCGCGCTGCTCACCGGCCTCGAGCCCCCTCACGAAGGTGGTGACGACCTCGTCGATATAGCGCCCCCACTCCGGCTGGCCCTCACTGAAATAGGGCAGAATGTCGCGGCTGAGGACGTAGCCGAACATCGCCTCCAAAAAGGCGCGGGCGGCGGCCTCGGGGTCGTGCGGCCGCAGCCTGCCGAGGTCGGCCTGGTGCGTCAAGTAGGCGACCATGAAGCGCAAGACGCCGATCTGGCCGCTGCTGTAGTGCGCGGCCAGCTCCGGCGAGCGCGTCGCCTCAGCGAAGAGGAGCCGCATGAGGCGCAGGGACAAGTCAGGCACCCTTGCGAACCTCGCGCAGGCTCTCCGCCCTGACTACCTGGGCGAGCTTGTCCAGCGTGCTCGTCCGGGCGAACTCCTCGGGCGTGAGCCAGGCGTAGCGGTCATGCTCGTCCGACATGATCACCTCGCCCGCGAGGTAGTCGGCGCGGTAGAGGATCAGGATCATGTCCTCGCCGGCCCTTTTGGCGCAGTAGGCGCTGATCGGGCGCTCCTCGAGCACGACGGTGAGCCCGCACTCCTCGGCGATCTCGCGCCTGGCCGCGTCCACGGGCTCCTCGCCGGGATGCACCCGGCCCGACAGCGTCTCCCAGAGACCGGCGCCGGCGTCCTTGTGGGCGGCGCGGCGCATCGCTAAGACCTTGCCGCCCCTGAAGATGACCGCAGCGACCGCCACGACGTAGCGGGCGTCTTCTGGCCTCACGCCGCCCCGGTGGCCGGAGCCTTGGTGACCGGAGCCCCGGTGGACGGAGCCTTGACAAAGCGCGCCGGGCTTTGGCCGCTGCGCTCGGCGACGACCGCAAGGCTGTTCAGCTTAGCGGCGAAGGCGAGGTCGTCACCAAAGCCGATGTCCACGAGCAGCCGCCCGTGCCTCGCCCTCTTGAGGCCCTGGTGAAGGTCGGGGCTGCTCTCCAGGGCTGCCAGCGCCAGGAGCGCCCCGTCGCTCAGCTCGAGGGCGGGCTCGAGCCTCATCAGTTCGCGGGCGATGCAGGCCGCGCCCAAGACGTCGTCAAAGGAGAGCCGGTCGCCGGTGCCGGCGCAAATCAGGCTGATCTCGCTTCGCGCAAGCTCGAGCGCGCGCGCCGCGACCGCGCGGGCGTTGACGATGGCGCCCAGCAGGAGGTGCCGCGCCCCGCCGGCGAACTCGACGGCCCTCGAGCCGTTGCTGGTGCAGAGCACCGCGCCCCTGCCGGCGACGCTTCGGGTGTACTCGAGCGGCGAGTTGCCGCCGTGAAAGCCCGGCAGCGCCTTGCCCTGGCGCTCGCCCATGAGCAGCAGCCCGCGCCCCGCCGCGAGCTCGCGCGCCGCCTCGACCGCGGCGACGACCCAGAGCTCCGCCAGGCCCTCGGCGAAGAGCAGGCCGGCGGTGGTGGTCATCCTGAGCACGTCGATCACCACGGCGACGTCGTCCACCGGGCGTTCGGGTAGGGTTTGCACGTCGAGACGGATCATGACTGCTTATACCATCTGGCGGGCGTAAAGGGGCCGGCAAGCTTGCGCTATGCCCAAAAGGGATTTGGCGACCGTGAAAGCCGGACTTGACTTGCCGAGCGTCTTCAACATAGACTGCGCGCAACCGGGTTCCAGACTGCAATTTTGACCCGCTTGCAGCTGGAGCAGGCTTAGGAGTTATCACCATGATCAAAAAGCAGACGGTCAAGTCGCGCAACGTGTGCAAACTGACCTTCGAACTCCCCGCCGGACACCAGGCCGACGAGGTTCACCTCCTCGCCGAATTCAACGGCTGGAAGCCCGTCCCCTTCGAAAAGGTCAAGGGCGGCAAGTGGAAGCTCGTCCAGGAGGTCGAGCCGGGCCGCGACTACCAGTTCCGCTATATGCTCGTTCGCGGCGGCCAGCGCGACTTCATCAACGACGAAGCGGCCGACGGAACCGTGCGGAACGACCAGGGCACCGAGAACGCGGTCATCAGCTGCTGAAGGGCGATTAAAATTAAAAATTGAAGATTGAAAATTCAAAATCTTTAATCTTCAATTTTTAATCATCTTATTGGTTCATGGGGATGTTGGCGACCAGGACCATCTTGTCGCCGTGCTGCTCGAGCTTGACGTCGTAGTCGCCCTCGGAGGGAAAGTAGCGCTTGATGACGCCCAGGAGGTCGTCGCGAAAGTTCTCCATCTGCCTGGGGGAGAGGTTGGCGCGGTCGTAGGCCAGGACCAGCTTGAGGCGGTCCTTGAGCTTGTCCTTGCTCTTCTCGCGTCCGAACAGCCGCCGGAACATCACTTGCCTCCAAACAGCCGCTTGAGCAGGCCCATAAGGCCGCCGCTCTGCTCGCTGCTCGCAAAGGGCACGTCCTCGCCGTGGATGCGCTTGGCGATGTCGCGAAAGGCCTGACCGGCCCTGGAGTCGCCGTTCAGGCTGGCGGGCGAGCCCAGGTTGGTGGACACCAGCACCTGCTCGTCTTCTAGGACCATGCCGATCAGCTTGACGCCCAGGATCTCCAAGACATCGCTGACCTCGAGCATGTCGCCGCGCTTGACCATCTCGGGGCGCAGGCGGTTGATGATCAGCTTGACCTCGGCGATCTGCCGCGCCTCTAAGAGCCCGATGATCCTGTCGGCGTCGCGCACCGACGAGACCTCGGGGTTGACCACCACCAGGGCGCCGTCGGCGGCGGAGGCCGCCGTCTGGAAGCCCGACTCGATGCCCGCCGGCGAGTCGATGATCACCCGGTCGAAGCCCTCCTCCTCGAAGAGCAGCCTGACCGTCTTTTGCATCTGCTCCTCGCTCAAGGCGCTCTTGTCGCGGGTCTGCGAGGCGGGCAGGAGGTGCAGGGTCTCGACGCGCTTGTCGCGCACCAAGGCCTGCTTGAGCTTGCACTTGCCCTCGAACACGTCGATCAGGTCGTAGACGACCCGGCCCTCTAAGCCCATCACCACGTCCAGGTTGCGCAGGCCCACGTCGGTGTCGATGACCGCGACCTTTTCCCCCAGCTTGGCCAGCGCCACCCCCACGTTGGCGGTGGTGGTCGTCTTGCCGACGCCTCCCTTGCCCGACGTCACTACGATTGCTCTTGCATTCACCAAAACCTCCTCTAGCGGGAAACGGTACGACGTTCGCAGTTCAAGCACCGGTCAGCCCTGGCGTCACGCCCGGCTACCGGCACGCTCTCCCGTGTCAAGCTAGCACTATAACAAAATTGCCCAAGGGCCAAGGGTCCTTCCGGCGAGCCGCCCTAGCCGGTCACGCTCCAGTCACGCTGCTCCCGCTAAGGTGTCCTCGTAAGATCTTGAGAAAGGTCTTGAGAAAGGAGACTGGGATGGGACGTGTCGTCAAGGTGCGGCTTCTGCCGCTGGTGCTGGTCCTCGGCCTGCTGACGGGCTGCGGGATGGGTCTGGAGGGCGTGGTGATCGACCGCGCCATGCTCGAGTACACTATCGGCTTGGACGACGAGATCGTCGAGATCAAGCGCGGCGGTGAGGTTGCGGTGACGGTCAAGGTCAGCTATGTCATCCCGCTCTACGCGCGGCCCGTGACCGTGAAGCTAATCGACCCCCCCGACGGCGTCACCGCCAAGGACGTCGAGATCTTCGCGGACAAGGGCGTCCTCAGGCTCAAGGCGGCCAAGAACGCGGCGCTCACGGGCGACACCCCGGTCGAAGTCACGGTCGGCGCCAGCAACGGCCAGGTCGCCAAGACGGGCAAGTTCAGCCTCAAGGTCATAGCCAACAACTAGCAGCCGGCGCTGATCGCGGCAACCTGAGACGACTCCTGCGCCGGCTTCGCGCCGCCCGTCAGTCACCCCCTAGGTGAGGCGCGGGAGGCGGGTCTGGCCGTTTCCCGCTAACCACCTCAAGCGCCAGTCACGCTCCAGTCACGCTCCTTTTCCTATCCTCTCGGTGAGACGAGGGGAGACCTGACGTGACGAGAAGATTAAGCCTGACCCTGGCGTTCATGGCCCTCATGCCCGGCCTGGCGCAAAACGAAAGCTTCATCGCGGGCACGGTCTTTGCGCCACGAGGCGTTGCCGGGACAGTCGTCATCGCCTGCTA
The Deinococcota bacterium genome window above contains:
- a CDS encoding TetR/AcrR family transcriptional regulator C-terminal domain-containing protein, with translation MPDLSLRLMRLLFAEATRSPELAAHYSSGQIGVLRFMVAYLTHQADLGRLRPHDPEAAARAFLEAMFGYVLSRDILPYFSEGQPEWGRYIDEVVTTFVRGLEAGEQRDRGRP
- the minD gene encoding septum site-determining protein MinD → MNARAIVVTSGKGGVGKTTTTANVGVALAKLGEKVAVIDTDVGLRNLDVVMGLEGRVVYDLIDVFEGKCKLKQALVRDKRVETLHLLPASQTRDKSALSEEQMQKTVRLLFEEEGFDRVIIDSPAGIESGFQTAASAADGALVVVNPEVSSVRDADRIIGLLEARQIAEVKLIINRLRPEMVKRGDMLEVSDVLEILGVKLIGMVLEDEQVLVSTNLGSPASLNGDSRAGQAFRDIAKRIHGEDVPFASSEQSGGLMGLLKRLFGGK
- the minE gene encoding cell division topological specificity factor MinE produces the protein MFRRLFGREKSKDKLKDRLKLVLAYDRANLSPRQMENFRDDLLGVIKRYFPSEGDYDVKLEQHGDKMVLVANIPMNQ
- a CDS encoding 2-phosphosulfolactate phosphatase, with translation MIRLDVQTLPERPVDDVAVVIDVLRMTTTAGLLFAEGLAELWVVAAVEAARELAAGRGLLLMGERQGKALPGFHGGNSPLEYTRSVAGRGAVLCTSNGSRAVEFAGGARHLLLGAIVNARAVAARALELARSEISLICAGTGDRLSFDDVLGAACIARELMRLEPALELSDGALLALAALESSPDLHQGLKRARHGRLLVDIGFGDDLAFAAKLNSLAVVAERSGQSPARFVKAPSTGAPVTKAPATGAA
- a CDS encoding isoamylase early set domain-containing protein, with protein sequence MIKKQTVKSRNVCKLTFELPAGHQADEVHLLAEFNGWKPVPFEKVKGGKWKLVQEVEPGRDYQFRYMLVRGGQRDFINDEAADGTVRNDQGTENAVISC
- a CDS encoding NUDIX domain-containing protein, with translation MRPEDARYVVAVAAVIFRGGKVLAMRRAAHKDAGAGLWETLSGRVHPGEEPVDAARREIAEECGLTVVLEERPISAYCAKRAGEDMILILYRADYLAGEVIMSDEHDRYAWLTPEEFARTSTLDKLAQVVRAESLREVRKGA